In Fibrobacter sp. UWR2, the following are encoded in one genomic region:
- a CDS encoding peptidase A26 has product MRKWLAICAVSALAQLSFAAWDGTAKLPKVVSGAYEITSPEELIGFLESVTTSNRADETLRAYLKNDIVFGADTSTLATKRWTTTKRNEYFVGDFDGRGHTVYGLNAEQALFDVVGTSAGSIHDLNVANSSFGSDTAGYAAAVVTELHAGLWNVNVYNTDVRAVYYAGGIAANMSSPADDQIAYILNGNVVGGSVKAGGYVGGIVGYAAGRVAGCSNSAKVSFADAEGSTKDSEAYIGGIVGYADGTDGTAVENSVNRGEVELKTVNGNIYVGGIVGFVLGNVSNLQNYGKVLADISYAGESFSETSKVNVYVGGVAGTKHFRKNEYGEIRDFVNEGEVELLAKTRGYEEKFFVGGVFGESKAHYRNAMNKGAVNVKVKSLSDYTKFKVGGVAGYSSTFLNLPGIEGLSNRGNVNVEASGEVYVGGLLGELERFSSDKPVLSRSFNYGNVTGSIPDDVVSAEALEVGGLVGNCLTDILEDVYNRGAVVAKGKVVGASSHAGGFFGSYNYSEYSVRNSYSATPYIKGEAIGTIAGWFGSPNWPLITYFDSTLADIGAFGVSSYSVKCDGCAKSTKQLQSDEMLAMLNTSNGTVADRKIWVRRGGYPVLTFDSLYMNDSAYSDIQRYAMPPSSVENDTLVYTVSTAEELATFLAMPNLFVAPSRKGVRVQLAKDIVMGRDSTHLPTHQMSIDTNSKCVDVDFDGQGHTIYGLNMSRAMFNCIAQGAVMRRFTIANSRFENELELPVAGVAIRNGGTIVNVNIRNSLVHGGHAGGLVVYNYDQNTGVILSSKNENTTVIACNYCSAGGIAVTSAGVLSDLSNSGRVSGDVVGGIVGTTFSLAQGASNLVSTCSNTGKVLSYVKKNFSLAGGIVGVAQATTISNNFNSGLVEVSSDQFVYVGGIVGWIDSSGSVTNSGNWGRVHALSGEKVWAGGLVGYVEGQIMYTDDTYFIVTTLANDFNYGPVHVKSASVKSYVGGLVGEGKGFLLQKVYNRGGVINEVDLDSSATGGFAAAVDSSIVWNAYSYIDTLYGKNVANVFYKVTGSRSFKEAIYGSNTGNLPTFVIEDAGAAAQDSLIEALTFEEMMYPSITQVSRSFADADWVDKGCMPVAKSDTTSTCAVSVVKDFFGDAEEPYKVGYVVTVVMADSSAGEINDGPTPVAPKTADPKVKLLPMQVEVSARDIAVFGLMENSPVLVLDLKGRLVASARIHGGMANLSVPRAGRYLVRSGKSSRLVNVR; this is encoded by the coding sequence ATGAGAAAATGGCTTGCCATATGTGCCGTATCTGCTTTGGCTCAGTTGTCCTTTGCGGCCTGGGACGGTACTGCGAAACTCCCGAAGGTTGTGTCAGGTGCCTACGAAATTACATCTCCCGAGGAACTGATCGGCTTTCTCGAATCCGTGACGACTTCGAACAGGGCCGACGAGACTCTACGTGCCTACCTGAAGAACGACATCGTGTTCGGTGCCGATACCTCCACGCTGGCCACAAAGAGGTGGACGACCACGAAGCGCAACGAGTACTTCGTGGGTGATTTCGACGGCAGGGGCCATACGGTTTATGGCCTGAATGCGGAACAGGCGCTGTTCGATGTCGTGGGCACGAGCGCGGGCTCAATCCACGACCTGAACGTGGCTAACAGTTCCTTCGGTAGCGATACGGCAGGCTATGCAGCCGCGGTCGTGACCGAACTGCATGCGGGCCTCTGGAACGTGAATGTCTACAATACGGATGTGCGTGCCGTCTATTATGCGGGCGGCATTGCGGCCAACATGTCGAGCCCGGCGGATGACCAGATAGCGTATATCCTGAACGGCAACGTCGTCGGGGGCTCCGTCAAGGCGGGCGGTTATGTGGGCGGCATTGTCGGGTATGCTGCGGGCCGTGTCGCCGGCTGTAGCAATTCGGCGAAGGTCTCCTTTGCCGATGCGGAAGGGAGTACTAAGGATTCTGAGGCCTATATCGGCGGTATTGTCGGGTATGCCGACGGCACGGACGGCACTGCCGTCGAGAACAGCGTCAACCGTGGCGAAGTCGAACTCAAGACGGTGAACGGCAATATTTATGTGGGCGGTATCGTCGGCTTTGTGCTGGGGAATGTTTCTAACCTGCAGAACTACGGGAAGGTCCTTGCCGACATTTCGTATGCGGGCGAAAGCTTTTCCGAAACGAGTAAGGTGAATGTCTATGTCGGTGGCGTTGCCGGTACCAAGCATTTCCGCAAGAACGAATATGGCGAAATCCGCGACTTCGTGAACGAGGGCGAAGTTGAACTCCTTGCCAAGACGCGGGGCTACGAAGAGAAATTCTTTGTTGGTGGAGTCTTTGGCGAAAGCAAGGCCCACTACCGCAATGCGATGAACAAGGGTGCGGTCAATGTCAAGGTGAAAAGCCTTAGCGATTACACGAAGTTTAAGGTGGGCGGTGTTGCCGGCTATTCGTCCACTTTCCTCAACTTGCCCGGTATTGAAGGGCTCTCGAATCGCGGCAATGTCAATGTCGAGGCTTCGGGCGAGGTCTATGTGGGAGGCCTTCTGGGCGAACTGGAACGGTTCTCGTCCGACAAGCCCGTATTGTCGCGTTCCTTTAACTACGGCAATGTGACGGGGAGTATCCCCGATGACGTAGTCTCGGCCGAGGCGCTGGAAGTTGGCGGCCTTGTAGGTAACTGCCTTACGGACATTCTCGAAGATGTCTATAACCGGGGGGCAGTGGTTGCCAAGGGTAAGGTTGTCGGAGCTTCTAGCCATGCCGGCGGATTTTTTGGCTCCTACAATTATTCTGAATACTCGGTCCGTAATTCGTATAGCGCAACTCCCTACATCAAGGGCGAAGCCATCGGCACTATTGCCGGATGGTTCGGATCTCCGAATTGGCCCCTCATTACCTATTTCGACAGTACCCTTGCCGATATTGGAGCCTTTGGTGTGTCTAGTTATTCTGTGAAGTGCGATGGATGCGCGAAGTCTACGAAGCAGCTCCAGAGCGACGAGATGCTTGCCATGCTGAATACGTCGAACGGTACGGTGGCGGACCGCAAGATATGGGTGCGTCGCGGTGGTTATCCCGTGTTGACTTTCGACAGCTTGTACATGAACGATTCTGCCTACTCCGATATCCAGCGATATGCGATGCCTCCGTCGAGTGTCGAGAACGACACGCTGGTCTATACCGTCTCTACGGCCGAAGAACTGGCGACTTTCCTCGCGATGCCTAACCTCTTTGTTGCGCCGAGCCGGAAGGGGGTCAGGGTCCAGCTGGCAAAAGATATCGTGATGGGTAGGGATTCGACCCACTTGCCTACGCACCAGATGTCCATCGATACAAATTCAAAGTGTGTGGACGTCGATTTCGACGGTCAGGGTCATACGATTTATGGGCTCAATATGTCGCGTGCGATGTTCAACTGCATAGCGCAGGGGGCGGTGATGCGGCGATTCACGATTGCGAACAGCCGTTTTGAAAACGAGCTTGAATTGCCTGTCGCGGGTGTTGCCATCAGGAATGGCGGTACCATCGTAAACGTGAATATCCGCAACAGCCTGGTGCACGGAGGCCATGCCGGAGGGCTTGTCGTCTACAATTATGACCAGAATACGGGTGTAATCCTGAGTTCGAAAAACGAGAACACGACGGTAATCGCCTGTAATTACTGCAGTGCTGGCGGTATTGCCGTGACATCTGCTGGCGTGCTGAGCGACTTGAGTAATTCCGGTCGGGTGTCTGGCGATGTTGTGGGTGGCATTGTGGGCACTACGTTCAGCCTTGCTCAGGGTGCGTCGAACCTTGTCAGCACTTGCTCCAATACGGGAAAGGTGCTTTCCTATGTAAAAAAGAATTTTTCCCTTGCCGGAGGTATTGTGGGTGTTGCCCAAGCGACGACCATATCCAATAATTTTAATTCGGGCCTTGTCGAGGTTTCGTCGGACCAGTTTGTTTACGTAGGCGGCATTGTGGGTTGGATTGACTCTTCCGGTTCCGTGACGAATAGCGGAAACTGGGGCCGCGTGCATGCACTTTCCGGTGAAAAAGTTTGGGCGGGAGGCCTTGTCGGCTATGTAGAAGGTCAGATAATGTACACGGATGACACGTATTTCATTGTTACGACCTTGGCGAATGATTTTAACTACGGCCCGGTGCATGTCAAGTCCGCAAGTGTGAAATCCTATGTGGGCGGCCTTGTTGGTGAGGGGAAGGGTTTCCTCCTGCAGAAAGTCTATAACAGGGGCGGCGTCATAAATGAGGTGGATTTGGATTCGTCTGCGACGGGTGGCTTTGCCGCGGCGGTGGATTCCTCAATTGTCTGGAACGCCTATTCCTATATCGATACGTTGTACGGGAAGAACGTGGCCAACGTATTCTACAAGGTGACCGGCTCGCGTTCCTTCAAGGAAGCGATTTACGGGTCGAACACGGGAAATCTACCGACGTTTGTCATCGAGGATGCTGGCGCTGCAGCCCAGGATTCCTTGATTGAGGCGCTCACGTTCGAAGAGATGATGTATCCGTCCATCACGCAGGTGTCCCGGAGCTTTGCTGATGCCGACTGGGTGGACAAGGGCTGCATGCCGGTGGCCAAGAGCGACACGACCTCTACCTGTGCCGTAAGCGTGGTCAAGGACTTCTTCGGCGATGCTGAGGAACCGTACAAGGTGGGCTACGTCGTGACCGTCGTCATGGCGGATTCCAGCGCGGGCGAGATTAACGATGGCCCGACTCCTGTGGCCCCGAAGACGGCCGACCCGAAGGTGAAACTGCTCCCGATGCAGGTCGAGGTTTCGGCGAGGGATATCGCGGTCTTTGGCCTTATGGAGAACAGCCCGGTGCTCGTGCTCGACCTGAAGGGGCGCCTGGTGGCTTCGGCCCGCATTCATGGCGGCATGGCGAACTTGTCTGTCCCGAGGGCAGGGCGTTACCTGGTACGTAGCGGCAAGTCGTCGCGCCTGGTAAACGTGCGGTAG
- a CDS encoding Na/Pi cotransporter family protein, giving the protein MTLMILKMIGCLALLMFGMKTMSEGLQKLTGGHLRAVLGTMTKHRIGGLLTGTFVTASVQSSTATTVLTVSFVNAGLLTLSQAIPVIMGANIGTTATAWIMSIFGFQFNMSSVVWPFFALGIILSYTKKNSTKSIGEFVFGFAFMFLGLTTLRENAVAMDLAHNQAVINFFSTTGGWGIFSTLLFLLLGSILTMCVQSSAAIMAITLLLCSSGVLPIYQGIALVMGENIGTTVTSNLAALSASTQARRAALAHMLFNVFGVVWVLIVFRPFVNMVCSIVGFDPTFVPHTEEEVAQASVRVTYALSAFHTAFNLCNVLILIWFIKPMEKIICKIIREKEDGEDFKVKFISAGLMSTAELSLFEARKEINLFAARTQKMFRMVPELLEMKDENDFVKLFARIEKYEGISDNMEIEIANYLNKVSEGRLSPESKTNIQSMLREISEIESIGDSCYNMARAINRKFRSKEDFTENQYGHIKHIMQLCDNALTNMIDVISDHASADANRTLNLENEINDYRKLLKEKNVTDIENQEYSYQMGVHYMDVVNDCEKLGDYVVNVVEAHANKKFST; this is encoded by the coding sequence ATGACACTTATGATTCTCAAAATGATTGGTTGCCTTGCGCTGCTCATGTTCGGCATGAAGACGATGAGCGAAGGCTTGCAGAAACTCACCGGCGGTCACCTCCGCGCAGTCCTTGGCACCATGACCAAGCACCGTATCGGAGGCCTCCTTACAGGCACGTTCGTCACGGCCTCGGTGCAGTCTTCTACCGCTACGACCGTCCTTACCGTAAGCTTCGTTAACGCTGGCCTGCTCACATTGAGTCAGGCCATTCCTGTTATCATGGGCGCGAACATCGGTACCACGGCCACGGCGTGGATCATGTCCATATTCGGGTTCCAGTTCAACATGAGCTCGGTGGTGTGGCCCTTCTTCGCCCTCGGCATCATCCTTTCTTACACCAAGAAGAACTCGACCAAGAGTATCGGCGAATTCGTGTTCGGTTTCGCGTTCATGTTCCTGGGCCTTACCACGCTGCGCGAAAATGCGGTGGCGATGGACCTGGCCCACAACCAGGCGGTCATCAACTTCTTTTCGACGACCGGCGGTTGGGGTATCTTCAGCACACTCCTCTTCCTGTTGCTGGGTAGCATCCTTACCATGTGTGTGCAGTCCTCTGCCGCCATCATGGCGATTACGCTCTTGCTCTGCAGTAGCGGCGTGCTCCCGATTTACCAGGGCATCGCGCTCGTGATGGGCGAAAACATCGGTACCACGGTCACCTCGAACCTGGCGGCCCTTTCGGCAAGTACGCAGGCGAGGCGCGCGGCCTTGGCGCACATGCTCTTCAACGTGTTCGGCGTGGTGTGGGTATTGATAGTGTTCCGCCCGTTCGTGAACATGGTGTGCAGCATCGTGGGGTTCGACCCGACGTTCGTGCCGCATACCGAAGAAGAAGTTGCCCAGGCGAGCGTCCGTGTGACCTACGCGCTATCTGCCTTCCATACGGCATTCAACCTCTGCAACGTGCTTATCCTCATCTGGTTCATCAAGCCGATGGAAAAAATCATCTGCAAGATTATCCGTGAGAAGGAAGATGGCGAGGATTTCAAGGTCAAGTTCATCAGCGCGGGCCTCATGAGTACCGCAGAACTTTCGCTCTTCGAAGCCCGCAAGGAAATTAACTTGTTTGCGGCCCGCACGCAGAAGATGTTCCGCATGGTGCCCGAACTGCTCGAGATGAAGGACGAAAACGACTTCGTCAAGTTGTTTGCCCGCATCGAGAAGTACGAAGGCATTAGCGACAACATGGAAATCGAGATTGCGAACTACCTGAACAAGGTTTCTGAAGGCCGCCTGAGTCCCGAAAGTAAGACGAACATCCAGTCGATGCTCAGGGAAATTTCTGAAATCGAAAGCATCGGCGACTCCTGCTACAACATGGCGCGCGCGATCAACCGCAAGTTCCGCAGCAAGGAAGACTTTACGGAGAACCAGTACGGCCATATCAAGCATATAATGCAGCTGTGCGATAACGCGCTCACGAACATGATCGATGTCATTAGCGACCATGCATCGGCTGATGCGAACCGCACACTGAACCTGGAGAACGAAATCAACGACTACCGCAAGCTCCTCAAGGAGAAGAACGTCACTGATATCGAGAACCAGGAATACAGCTACCAGATGGGTGTCCACTACATGGACGTGGTGAACGACTGCGAAAAGCTCGGCGACTACGTGGTGAATGTTGTCGAAGCTCATGCGAATAAAAAGTTCTCCACCTAA
- a CDS encoding fumarate hydratase has product MAFKYEATVQHGEDTTEYVNLGKDGVSVAEFEGKKILKVAPEALTKIAQAAFEEVEFCLRPAHTAKVAKILQDPEASDNDKFVALTMLKNACVAAKGILPFCQDTGTAICVAHKGQQVWTGFDDAEAISEGIYNAYTTKNLRYSQIAPLTMYEEKNTGCNLPAQIDIHAEEGAEMKFLFVAKGGGSANKTYYWPMTKALLNPKSLEKFLAEKVKTLGTAACPPYHLAIVIGGTSAEMNTHMVKLASCGYLDDIPTSGSEGGRIFRDLEMEEKVLHICQKTGIGAQFGGKYLVHDVRVIRAPRHAASCPVSIGVSCSADRNIKAKIDENGLWLEKMEHHPENYIPSGNAVNLAPAVEIDLDRPMKEVLADLTKYPVKTRLSLKGTMIVARDMAHAKIAEIFDKQERGEELTDEEKTVLKVVSDHPIYYAGPAKTPAGMPTGSFGPTTANRMDPYVMRFQSKGASMIMVAKGNRSQDVTDACKKYGGFFLGSIGGPAAILAEQNILSNDIVAFPELGMEAIRKITIKDFPAFILVDDKGNNFFEGLI; this is encoded by the coding sequence ATGGCATTCAAATACGAAGCTACCGTCCAGCACGGTGAAGATACTACCGAATACGTAAACCTCGGTAAAGATGGCGTTTCTGTCGCCGAATTCGAAGGCAAGAAGATTCTGAAGGTCGCCCCCGAGGCGCTCACCAAGATTGCCCAGGCCGCTTTTGAAGAAGTCGAATTCTGCCTGCGCCCGGCCCACACGGCGAAGGTCGCAAAGATTCTCCAGGATCCGGAAGCTTCGGACAACGACAAGTTTGTCGCCCTCACCATGCTCAAGAACGCATGCGTTGCCGCTAAGGGCATCCTCCCGTTCTGCCAGGACACCGGTACGGCAATCTGCGTTGCCCACAAGGGCCAGCAGGTCTGGACTGGTTTTGACGATGCCGAAGCGATTTCTGAAGGTATCTACAACGCTTACACCACGAAGAACCTTCGCTACAGCCAGATTGCACCGCTCACGATGTACGAAGAAAAGAACACCGGCTGCAACCTCCCGGCCCAGATCGACATCCACGCCGAAGAAGGTGCCGAAATGAAGTTCTTGTTCGTCGCTAAGGGCGGTGGCTCTGCCAACAAGACTTACTACTGGCCGATGACCAAGGCGCTCCTCAACCCGAAGTCCTTGGAAAAGTTCCTCGCCGAAAAGGTGAAGACGCTCGGTACTGCCGCTTGCCCTCCGTACCACCTAGCCATCGTGATTGGCGGAACCTCTGCCGAAATGAACACGCACATGGTGAAGCTCGCCAGCTGCGGCTACCTCGACGATATTCCGACGAGCGGTTCCGAAGGCGGTCGTATTTTCCGCGACCTCGAAATGGAAGAAAAGGTTCTCCACATTTGCCAGAAGACAGGCATTGGCGCCCAGTTCGGCGGCAAGTACCTTGTGCACGACGTTCGCGTGATTCGCGCTCCGCGCCATGCTGCAAGCTGCCCGGTTTCTATCGGCGTTTCTTGCTCCGCTGACCGTAACATCAAGGCAAAGATTGACGAAAACGGCCTCTGGCTCGAAAAGATGGAACACCATCCGGAAAACTACATCCCGTCTGGCAATGCCGTGAACCTCGCTCCGGCAGTCGAAATCGACCTTGACCGCCCCATGAAGGAAGTGCTCGCCGACCTCACCAAGTATCCGGTGAAGACGCGCCTCAGCCTCAAGGGCACGATGATTGTGGCCCGCGACATGGCCCACGCGAAGATTGCTGAAATCTTTGACAAGCAGGAACGTGGCGAAGAACTCACCGACGAAGAAAAGACCGTGCTCAAGGTCGTTTCGGACCACCCGATTTACTACGCCGGCCCGGCTAAGACTCCGGCAGGCATGCCCACAGGTAGCTTCGGCCCGACGACGGCTAACCGCATGGACCCGTACGTGATGCGCTTCCAGAGCAAGGGTGCTTCGATGATCATGGTCGCGAAGGGCAACCGCAGCCAGGACGTCACCGACGCCTGCAAGAAGTACGGCGGATTCTTCCTCGGATCTATTGGCGGCCCGGCAGCCATCCTCGCTGAACAGAACATCCTCAGCAACGACATCGTGGCCTTCCCGGAACTCGGCATGGAAGCCATCCGCAAGATCACCATCAAGGACTTCCCGGCATTCATCCTCGTGGATGACAAGGGCAACAACTTCTTTGAAGGCCTGATCTAG